The proteins below come from a single Prolixibacter sp. NT017 genomic window:
- a CDS encoding helix-turn-helix domain-containing protein: MGLSFFDKEMYSYEDLVNLIENQIEESINLDYKSAKSLDNTDLKKRELAKDVSAFANSDGGIIIYGIQEENHKPTRLDFVNGNEYTKEWLENVIDSNIQQKIHGIKIYPIRINSDIKETVYVVKIPSSSSAPHISADKKYYRRYNFKSVPMEEYEVRLLYNRTSRAEVDIHSLFMNFKEEYDGPSGEKLIYDIEVYVINSSNSIEKHCKIEGTFENVEGLGIEVSFSSQNIKHRRSFDSNIRLLIGYNDSPIFPGEIFPILQFSVIIDKVSNDHFLNNASLKLKLFDSSSAKKTDFKIRDLKKL; encoded by the coding sequence ATGGGATTAAGCTTCTTTGACAAAGAGATGTATTCATACGAAGACTTGGTCAATCTTATCGAAAATCAGATTGAAGAATCCATAAATCTTGATTATAAATCGGCAAAATCGTTGGATAATACCGATTTAAAAAAGCGTGAATTAGCGAAAGATGTTAGTGCGTTTGCAAATTCGGATGGTGGAATAATAATCTATGGCATTCAAGAAGAAAACCACAAACCCACCAGATTGGATTTTGTGAATGGAAATGAATACACAAAAGAATGGTTGGAGAATGTAATAGACTCCAATATTCAGCAAAAGATCCATGGAATTAAAATATATCCAATAAGAATAAATTCAGACATAAAAGAAACTGTTTATGTTGTAAAGATACCTTCAAGCAGTTCAGCACCTCATATAAGTGCTGATAAGAAGTATTACCGTCGATATAACTTTAAATCTGTTCCAATGGAAGAGTACGAAGTTCGGTTGCTTTACAATCGGACTTCGAGGGCTGAAGTTGACATCCATTCTCTTTTTATGAATTTTAAAGAGGAATATGATGGACCGAGTGGAGAAAAATTAATTTATGACATTGAAGTTTACGTTATTAATTCAAGCAATAGTATTGAAAAACATTGTAAGATTGAAGGAACTTTTGAAAATGTTGAAGGATTAGGAATAGAAGTTTCATTTAGTTCTCAAAATATTAAACATCGCCGTTCATTCGATTCAAATATTCGGTTGCTAATTGGTTACAATGATTCTCCCATATTCCCTGGAGAAATATTCCCTATTTTACAGTTTTCAGTGATCATCGATAAAGTTTCAAATGATCATTTTCTAAATAATGCATCATTGAAATTGAAATTGTTTGATTCTAGTTCAGCAAAAAAAACTGATTTCAAAATAAGAGACCTCAAGAAACTCTGA
- a CDS encoding GNAT family N-acetyltransferase: protein MNQYNHAGMNYFEQESERLQYRKLTEADIPRWMNFFVDNDNLAYLGLDLSKSNEVLAVEWISKQFERYRTQNLGHLAVELKETGAFIGMGGILPQVIDGKPEYEIGYSLLPNYWGKGYGTEIAQQLKRFGWEHIETQRFVSIIDIRNQRSINVALKNGMTPLFRTQYASLTVDVYGVEKG from the coding sequence GTGAACCAATACAATCATGCCGGCATGAACTATTTCGAGCAGGAGAGCGAGCGGTTGCAGTACCGGAAGTTAACCGAAGCGGACATCCCCCGGTGGATGAACTTTTTCGTGGATAACGATAACCTGGCGTATTTGGGGTTGGACTTGTCGAAAAGCAACGAGGTGCTGGCGGTGGAATGGATCTCCAAACAGTTCGAACGGTACCGGACGCAAAACCTCGGACACCTGGCGGTGGAACTGAAAGAGACCGGTGCGTTTATCGGGATGGGAGGAATTCTGCCGCAGGTAATCGATGGCAAGCCGGAATACGAGATTGGCTATTCACTGCTTCCCAACTATTGGGGGAAAGGCTATGGAACCGAAATCGCGCAACAGCTGAAGCGGTTCGGATGGGAACACATCGAAACCCAACGGTTCGTTTCCATCATCGACATCCGGAACCAGCGTTCAATTAACGTGGCCCTTAAGAACGGCATGACGCCACTGTTCCGGACCCAATATGCCTCGTTAACCGTCGATGTGTACGGGGTTGAAAAAGGATAG
- a CDS encoding tetratricopeptide repeat protein, producing the protein MTKTKLLILISFLFVTHWAHGQNQKVEDMIREGVALHDKGEYQKAIETYQKVLEIAPNSSVANYEIAFSYLAAKDYKNAETFSKKVIDLNNGNVLGAYITYGNALDMQGKTKKAMKVYESAAKDFHHYLVYYNYAICCFNAGETDKAYDLAIKAITDYPSHASSHLILSKIMERKGSRIKAMLPLYFFLLLEPNSGRSAVEYQTLRNYIDHGVTREGEKNINMMVPEDEDPDFGAAEMMVSLSKASNSLEENKGKTDLELFAENNDNIFKVMGELKKDHKGFWWDFYVSFFYRMANENLTKPFSYYISESDGDEAAKWLTDHPEEFDRLKIWMNN; encoded by the coding sequence ATGACAAAAACCAAACTTCTTATCCTCATCTCTTTTCTCTTCGTGACTCATTGGGCGCATGGACAAAACCAGAAAGTCGAAGATATGATTCGTGAAGGCGTTGCGCTGCATGACAAAGGAGAATATCAGAAGGCGATTGAGACCTACCAAAAGGTGCTGGAAATAGCTCCCAATTCGAGTGTAGCCAATTACGAAATAGCCTTTTCTTACCTGGCTGCTAAAGACTATAAAAATGCAGAGACGTTCAGTAAGAAAGTCATCGACCTGAACAACGGAAATGTTTTAGGCGCCTATATCACCTACGGGAATGCGTTGGATATGCAGGGGAAGACTAAGAAGGCCATGAAGGTGTACGAAAGCGCTGCGAAGGATTTCCACCACTATTTGGTGTATTACAATTATGCCATCTGTTGTTTTAACGCCGGCGAAACCGATAAGGCGTACGATTTAGCCATCAAGGCCATTACGGATTATCCGTCGCATGCCAGCAGTCATCTAATTCTGAGTAAGATAATGGAGAGGAAAGGCTCGCGAATAAAGGCCATGCTTCCTCTCTACTTTTTCCTGTTGCTCGAGCCCAACTCCGGCCGGTCAGCCGTTGAATACCAAACGTTGAGAAACTACATCGACCACGGGGTGACCCGGGAGGGAGAGAAGAACATCAACATGATGGTTCCGGAAGATGAAGACCCCGATTTTGGCGCTGCCGAAATGATGGTCAGTCTGTCGAAGGCTTCCAACTCCCTCGAAGAGAACAAGGGAAAAACGGACCTGGAACTGTTTGCCGAGAACAACGACAACATCTTTAAAGTGATGGGCGAACTGAAGAAAGATCACAAGGGCTTCTGGTGGGACTTCTATGTGTCGTTCTTCTACCGGATGGCGAATGAGAATCTCACGAAACCGTTTAGTTATTACATCTCAGAATCGGACGGTGACGAAGCGGCAAAATGGCTGACTGATCATCCGGAGGAGTTCGACCGGTTGAAGATATGGATGAATAACTAG
- a CDS encoding pyridoxamine 5'-phosphate oxidase family protein: MNRPMRKQERRLSDEDTLELLRQGEYGVLSMSTPENEGYGVPISYAYAGDAIYFHCATEGAKLDFLRAHPHASFCVVGKTEVLPAKFSTRFESAIAAGTITEAAGDDKRKGLLLLVEKYSPDYLKEGKAYIDRAFDTVIVLKMNIESLTGKARK; this comes from the coding sequence ATGAATCGTCCCATGCGAAAACAGGAGCGCCGTCTGAGCGATGAAGACACTTTGGAATTGCTGCGCCAGGGAGAGTACGGCGTTCTGTCGATGAGCACACCCGAAAACGAAGGCTATGGTGTTCCGATAAGTTACGCTTACGCCGGCGATGCCATCTACTTCCATTGTGCTACCGAAGGGGCCAAGCTCGATTTCTTACGGGCTCATCCTCATGCATCGTTTTGTGTCGTCGGGAAAACGGAAGTCCTGCCGGCGAAGTTCAGTACCCGTTTCGAGAGTGCCATTGCCGCCGGAACCATCACCGAGGCGGCAGGCGATGATAAACGCAAAGGCCTTCTGCTGCTGGTAGAGAAGTATTCTCCCGACTATCTGAAAGAAGGCAAAGCCTACATCGACCGGGCGTTCGATACCGTCATTGTTCTGAAGATGAATATTGAATCTCTGACCGGAAAAGCGAGGAAATAG
- a CDS encoding ClpP family protease, whose product MIHSSLIPMVTDNSAGSERAYDIYSLLLKERIIFLGESINETTAALVVAQLIYLNSVDGNQTINLYIQSPGGVVYSGMAIYDTMKMMKAPVATYAVGFTGSMATFLLSAGDKGMRYALPHATIHMHPTGGGSKGYTEDVRIATREQERLQTQIFYLMGKHTGHSWKEIEEFFLRDKYLNAQEAKEYGIVDEVMGDADDLIVLNNTELDVHVMPGNN is encoded by the coding sequence ATGATACATTCGAGTTTAATACCCATGGTAACCGATAATTCGGCCGGAAGCGAACGGGCGTACGACATTTACAGTTTGCTGTTAAAAGAACGCATTATCTTCCTGGGCGAGTCCATCAACGAAACGACTGCGGCTTTGGTAGTGGCACAACTCATTTACCTGAACAGTGTAGATGGCAACCAAACCATCAATCTTTATATTCAAAGTCCGGGTGGTGTGGTTTATTCCGGCATGGCCATTTACGATACAATGAAAATGATGAAGGCCCCGGTGGCGACTTATGCGGTGGGCTTTACAGGAAGTATGGCCACATTTCTGCTTAGCGCCGGCGATAAAGGGATGCGTTATGCACTTCCTCATGCCACCATTCACATGCATCCTACGGGAGGCGGCTCCAAAGGATACACAGAAGATGTGCGTATTGCCACACGTGAACAGGAGCGCTTGCAGACGCAGATTTTCTACCTCATGGGAAAACATACCGGTCATTCCTGGAAAGAGATTGAGGAATTCTTCCTGCGGGATAAATACCTGAACGCACAGGAGGCGAAGGAATATGGAATCGTAGACGAGGTGATGGGCGATGCTGACGATCTCATTGTTTTAAACAATACAGAGCTGGATGTACATGTGATGCCCGGAAATAATTAA
- a CDS encoding RNA polymerase sigma factor produces MEAVAIQTHTIERKQTYLPPSVDELYERTFPPVATFVRKMGGSFDDAKDIFHDALVVYMEIPEEDKRTVRATQEAYLLGIAEHLWIRKFHRDKRKVTLNEAESRIAIPEDFYPPVQTSRLLKFLEVAGKKCMDLLRAFYYQNLSMKKLAGKLGYASEHSASVQKYKCMEKIRNTVKEKSLSYDDFTE; encoded by the coding sequence ATGGAAGCAGTAGCCATTCAAACACATACCATCGAGCGAAAACAGACGTACCTTCCACCATCCGTGGATGAGTTGTATGAAAGAACTTTCCCGCCGGTGGCAACATTTGTCCGGAAAATGGGCGGCTCATTCGACGATGCAAAGGACATTTTTCACGATGCCCTGGTGGTGTACATGGAAATACCGGAAGAAGATAAGAGAACGGTACGAGCCACGCAGGAAGCCTATCTGTTGGGAATCGCCGAACATTTGTGGATTCGTAAGTTTCACAGAGACAAAAGAAAAGTAACACTGAATGAAGCCGAAAGCCGGATAGCCATTCCGGAAGATTTCTATCCGCCCGTGCAAACAAGTCGGTTACTAAAATTCCTGGAAGTTGCAGGGAAGAAGTGCATGGACCTGCTCCGCGCCTTCTATTACCAGAACTTGTCGATGAAGAAATTAGCCGGGAAGCTTGGGTATGCCAGCGAACACTCGGCCAGCGTGCAGAAGTACAAATGCATGGAGAAGATTCGTAATACGGTTAAAGAAAAATCACTGAGCTATGACGACTTCACCGAATAA
- a CDS encoding DUF3267 domain-containing protein, whose amino-acid sequence MRFIFNRFPDDPNFHPDEKWTGLKEPTDLWTTQLKAIPFMIFNGALIIVLMRMLGIHFELNITTMLISFLIFAPIHELIHALFFPEKLTSSNVWLGFTVNGFAPFAAYLGEMKRNTFIRVLLAPFVIISAVGLLFLFIFGSNSLVEHILVFNAAGACADMLGVYYVLTQVPRYAYVRNKKIRTFWRITNP is encoded by the coding sequence ATGAGATTTATTTTCAACCGATTTCCTGATGACCCTAATTTTCATCCGGATGAAAAATGGACCGGATTAAAAGAGCCAACGGATTTATGGACGACCCAGTTAAAGGCTATCCCTTTTATGATTTTCAATGGTGCATTAATTATTGTGTTGATGAGAATGCTGGGGATTCATTTTGAGTTGAATATAACCACGATGCTTATCTCCTTCTTAATATTTGCTCCGATACACGAATTAATACATGCGCTTTTTTTTCCTGAAAAGTTAACGTCTTCCAATGTTTGGCTGGGATTTACGGTCAATGGCTTTGCTCCATTTGCTGCCTATTTGGGAGAGATGAAAAGGAATACATTTATCCGGGTTTTGCTGGCGCCTTTTGTAATCATATCTGCAGTAGGCTTACTATTCCTATTCATTTTCGGAAGCAACAGTCTGGTCGAACATATCCTGGTGTTTAATGCAGCAGGAGCGTGTGCCGACATGCTAGGGGTCTATTATGTTCTAACACAAGTGCCCCGATACGCCTATGTACGTAATAAAAAAATCAGGACCTTTTGGCGAATAACGAATCCATGA
- a CDS encoding TlpA disulfide reductase family protein — MKWNRRTVTTGLVLLTGSWLLAGCQEKPADILRQTEDRMNRMQSVGYETTIHTFQREMGTNKLDSALCYFDFTSTDSILGARYRFMTGNGEQVFNGHQFFQSNPFDKTVIYSNHQVAFDVNSSTYLINSVYVLRKLLPEMIDNPDITITRQKDRTIRKQGCWVVSIDMKNLWIDPNANHQLKRVPGKIYHYVLAVSKKAGLPVQFRWNYPDNKGYWESTFRYLGIDQGMEKSAWSYDRFPKSYLRMSKQEYFASLKNRAQVKTGQVAPLWELPALKGDFVSLKELKGKPVLLEFWFPYCQGDDEVTAFLNKLHELDGQNELAIYGIEMTGKEASNLKAYVGKQKRLYPTLYQGRSVATEYGVDVAPAFFLIDGTGKIVYVSTGLNKAALTQALKMTLQKQ, encoded by the coding sequence ATGAAGTGGAACAGACGGACGGTTACGACGGGATTGGTTTTACTGACGGGGAGTTGGTTGCTGGCCGGTTGCCAGGAAAAACCGGCTGATATTCTTCGGCAAACGGAAGACCGGATGAACCGGATGCAATCGGTAGGGTACGAAACCACCATTCATACGTTTCAGCGGGAGATGGGAACCAACAAGCTCGATTCGGCGCTCTGTTATTTCGATTTCACCAGCACCGATTCCATTCTGGGCGCACGGTACCGGTTCATGACCGGCAATGGCGAACAGGTGTTCAACGGACACCAGTTCTTTCAGAGCAATCCGTTCGACAAAACCGTCATCTATTCCAATCACCAGGTCGCTTTCGATGTAAACAGCTCCACCTACCTCATTAACTCGGTGTATGTGCTGCGGAAGTTGCTGCCCGAAATGATCGACAATCCCGATATCACGATTACCCGGCAAAAGGACCGGACCATTCGGAAGCAGGGCTGCTGGGTTGTGTCTATCGACATGAAGAACCTGTGGATCGATCCGAATGCCAACCATCAATTGAAACGGGTACCGGGAAAGATTTATCATTATGTGCTGGCTGTCTCGAAAAAGGCAGGTCTTCCGGTTCAGTTCCGGTGGAACTACCCCGACAACAAAGGATATTGGGAATCGACCTTCCGTTACCTGGGGATCGATCAGGGGATGGAGAAATCGGCCTGGAGTTACGACCGTTTCCCGAAGTCGTATCTGCGCATGTCGAAGCAGGAGTACTTCGCTTCGTTGAAAAACAGGGCGCAGGTCAAAACGGGGCAGGTGGCACCACTATGGGAGCTTCCGGCTTTGAAGGGCGATTTTGTTAGCCTGAAAGAACTGAAAGGCAAACCGGTACTGCTCGAGTTCTGGTTTCCCTATTGCCAGGGTGATGACGAGGTCACCGCTTTTCTGAACAAACTACATGAGCTGGACGGACAAAACGAGCTGGCTATCTACGGTATCGAAATGACCGGCAAGGAGGCATCCAATCTCAAAGCTTACGTCGGAAAGCAGAAACGGCTTTATCCTACCCTTTACCAGGGAAGAAGCGTGGCTACCGAATATGGCGTTGATGTGGCGCCAGCCTTTTTCCTGATTGACGGAACCGGAAAAATTGTTTACGTCAGCACCGGCCTGAACAAAGCCGCATTGACCCAGGCCCTTAAAATGACATTGCAAAAACAATAA
- a CDS encoding CPBP family intramembrane glutamic endopeptidase — MFKESPQTEAPKSFYPNIGQSFLLLIRLTLISIPLSIPYIVVMILNRDYGLPYGQLLASLSLLLAYGLSFFIVARLGMKRIRKFDKPEYRLKFNMEPYQVLLVVGLMAIAASTLISAVTDLLPESDWFNDYMSQLAQPNVFAFLTMVVAAPVLEEILFRGVILEGLLKNYSPAKAIIWSAVIFGVAHMNMWQTTSAILAGLLLGWIYWKSKSIIPGMVIHFVNNLVGYIAMINAANANESLSDGIGDKLIYGTVLLIALGLFILTWRWLNKRWTRPTPEPAL; from the coding sequence ATGTTTAAAGAAAGCCCCCAAACAGAAGCACCCAAATCTTTTTATCCCAACATCGGACAGTCTTTTCTGCTGCTGATCCGGTTGACATTAATCTCGATTCCCCTGTCTATTCCATATATAGTCGTAATGATTTTGAACAGGGACTATGGATTGCCTTATGGACAACTCCTTGCATCTTTATCCTTGCTATTAGCGTATGGCTTGTCATTCTTCATTGTAGCCCGGCTGGGAATGAAACGCATCAGGAAGTTTGACAAACCGGAATACCGCTTGAAGTTCAACATGGAGCCTTATCAAGTGTTGTTAGTCGTTGGTCTGATGGCCATTGCTGCCTCTACACTTATTTCAGCAGTCACCGATCTGCTCCCTGAATCCGACTGGTTTAATGACTACATGTCTCAGTTGGCTCAGCCCAATGTATTTGCTTTTCTGACGATGGTAGTTGCAGCTCCGGTATTGGAGGAGATTCTCTTCCGGGGAGTGATTTTGGAAGGTTTACTGAAAAACTATTCGCCAGCCAAAGCCATTATCTGGTCAGCTGTTATCTTCGGTGTGGCACACATGAATATGTGGCAGACCACCAGTGCTATCTTAGCCGGATTATTGCTCGGTTGGATATACTGGAAATCAAAATCCATCATACCAGGAATGGTTATTCATTTTGTCAACAACCTGGTAGGTTATATTGCCATGATAAATGCGGCTAACGCGAATGAATCGCTTAGCGACGGTATCGGTGATAAACTAATTTACGGTACTGTTCTCCTGATAGCGTTGGGCCTCTTCATCCTCACCTGGCGCTGGCTGAACAAACGCTGGACACGCCCAACGCCGGAACCGGCCCTGTAG
- a CDS encoding DUF898 family protein — MKNYFDFTLTGKKFLPVWLLYYFIYIIPMGFYYYEKYAPGTELHYLKHIFLPLLLVGLLIYYLIAKLTIEHVQYGETNFHFGGGFWLFTGKVLLGAFLTVITFGVYGAWFARDISRFFIDNSSHNGHEFKFKGSGSTLFVIVLLVWILPVIAFTLIAVLLYSQNVESTAFQVSLFLLFFIMAIPYYFLYYKWLINIKYKEYHIQWNTEWMPSIGKIALEVFLSVITLGIYFPMAFLRLYTYFSARTIAQKEDGAYIFGYDIEPTADFLFIWGQWLLTLITLGIYYPWYYTKIRKRILGKTYVTAVNEH; from the coding sequence ATGAAAAACTATTTCGATTTTACCTTAACGGGAAAGAAGTTTCTGCCTGTGTGGCTATTGTACTATTTCATTTACATCATCCCAATGGGCTTTTATTACTACGAAAAGTATGCACCTGGAACCGAGCTTCATTATTTAAAACATATTTTTTTGCCACTGCTACTTGTCGGCTTATTAATATACTATCTCATCGCCAAGCTCACCATCGAGCATGTTCAGTATGGAGAAACCAACTTTCACTTTGGTGGAGGATTCTGGTTGTTCACCGGAAAGGTGTTACTGGGAGCGTTTTTGACTGTTATCACTTTTGGGGTTTATGGTGCCTGGTTTGCCCGGGATATCAGCCGCTTTTTTATCGACAACAGTTCGCACAACGGACACGAATTCAAGTTCAAGGGGAGCGGCAGTACCCTGTTTGTCATTGTTCTCCTGGTATGGATTCTCCCGGTTATCGCATTTACTCTGATTGCCGTGCTGCTTTATTCGCAAAATGTTGAATCAACGGCTTTCCAGGTCTCGCTCTTTTTGTTGTTCTTTATTATGGCCATTCCCTACTACTTTTTATACTATAAATGGCTGATTAACATTAAATACAAGGAATACCACATTCAGTGGAATACCGAATGGATGCCTTCGATAGGTAAAATCGCCTTGGAAGTATTCCTGTCCGTGATCACCCTGGGAATCTATTTCCCGATGGCTTTCCTTCGGTTGTACACCTATTTTTCTGCACGAACCATCGCTCAAAAAGAAGACGGAGCTTACATCTTTGGATATGATATCGAGCCAACCGCCGATTTCTTATTCATCTGGGGACAATGGTTGTTGACCCTCATTACGCTGGGCATTTATTATCCCTGGTACTACACAAAGATTCGGAAACGTATCCTCGGTAAAACCTATGTGACGGCCGTGAACGAACATTAA
- a CDS encoding sensor histidine kinase KdpD translates to MEPFSLKIIVVIAAGISLIMGFYMLLIHWNTDRVKGPMFWAAGNLLIGIGFLFRLVPPANGFWAAVVPMLLITAGLYIYLAGIRIFKDKPVIRWIVIGFPALDIVQSLVFFYVFRLQLPRVGVHLFILALCNVFSIYEMLKVDEQSRHLKRIFQLNAIFFGTFLVVLVAGIFLVVHRSSFNDIQVGNLWIIAFGISGGIMTALTFGFLSAVNMQLYTELEGQLKSKTKFFSIIAHDLRGPVGTIMNFLNLMNTEKDLEEEEKLIFMEKMEALSQSTYHLLQNLLEWAHTSQNLTSFEKELIELNQLVTSNIEFFQSLTRMKSIGLEFHNGEAAYIGGNAKMVETVIRNLVSNAIKYTPRGGTISITTQNNLHGVRLVVEDTGVGIKPDRLKQIFELENSRSEKGTDGESGSGLGLALCKEFVRKNNGTIQVESTVGVGTRVVVDFPSPV, encoded by the coding sequence ATGGAACCGTTCAGTCTCAAAATAATTGTTGTCATTGCGGCAGGAATAAGCCTTATCATGGGCTTTTACATGTTGCTGATTCACTGGAATACAGACCGGGTGAAAGGCCCCATGTTCTGGGCCGCGGGAAACCTGCTGATTGGTATCGGGTTTCTTTTTCGGTTAGTTCCGCCTGCCAATGGTTTTTGGGCAGCTGTTGTGCCCATGCTGTTGATTACCGCCGGGTTGTATATTTATTTGGCCGGCATTCGGATATTTAAAGACAAGCCCGTTATCCGATGGATCGTTATAGGCTTCCCGGCACTGGATATTGTGCAGTCGTTGGTATTCTTTTATGTGTTTCGCCTGCAACTCCCCCGGGTTGGCGTGCACCTTTTCATTCTGGCTTTGTGCAATGTCTTTTCCATTTACGAAATGCTCAAAGTAGACGAGCAAAGCCGTCACCTTAAGCGGATTTTCCAGCTAAACGCTATATTCTTCGGTACATTCCTGGTGGTTCTGGTTGCCGGCATCTTCCTGGTGGTACATCGCAGTTCGTTCAACGATATCCAGGTGGGCAATCTCTGGATAATTGCCTTTGGAATTTCGGGGGGAATTATGACCGCGCTGACCTTTGGCTTCCTGTCGGCCGTTAACATGCAATTGTACACGGAATTGGAAGGACAGCTGAAATCGAAGACCAAATTCTTTTCGATTATTGCTCATGACCTAAGAGGGCCGGTGGGAACCATCATGAACTTCCTGAATTTGATGAATACCGAGAAGGATTTAGAGGAGGAGGAGAAGCTCATTTTTATGGAGAAGATGGAGGCGTTGAGCCAGTCAACCTATCATCTGTTGCAGAATCTGCTGGAATGGGCCCATACATCCCAAAATCTGACCTCCTTTGAGAAAGAGTTGATTGAATTGAATCAGTTGGTTACTTCCAATATCGAATTCTTCCAAAGCCTGACCCGGATGAAATCCATCGGACTCGAGTTTCATAACGGAGAAGCGGCGTATATCGGCGGGAATGCCAAGATGGTCGAAACGGTTATCCGCAACCTGGTTTCCAATGCTATCAAGTATACACCCCGCGGAGGCACGATCTCCATCACGACCCAAAACAACCTGCACGGCGTCCGTCTGGTCGTTGAGGACACAGGTGTTGGTATCAAGCCCGATCGGTTGAAGCAAATTTTTGAACTGGAAAATAGTCGTTCAGAAAAAGGAACCGACGGTGAAAGCGGTTCCGGACTTGGACTGGCGTTGTGCAAGGAGTTCGTCCGGAAGAACAACGGAACCATCCAGGTCGAAAGCACCGTCGGTGTCGGAACCCGCGTGGTCGTTGATTTCCCGTCACCGGTGTGA